In the genome of Nonlabens sp. MB-3u-79, one region contains:
- a CDS encoding cation diffusion facilitator family transporter produces the protein MTNLQTAIRTTYFSIVGNIALALIKGFAGFFGNSYALIADAIESTTDIFASFLVLLGFKYAKRPADENHPYGHGKIEPLITFAVVAFLVVSATIIAYESIQNIQTPHKAPKSWTLIVLGLIIIWKEVSFHIVIKKSKQTNSSSLKADAWHHRSDAITSVMAFIGISIAILFGKGYETADDWAALLASSFILYNSYLILRPALSEVMDEQLYGDLINEIRIKSIEVEGVLGTEKCFIRKAGMKFNVDLHAIIDGSISVKKGHDISHDLKDHLRNKLPNLGHVLIHIEPDQ, from the coding sequence ATGACTAACCTACAAACTGCAATACGAACGACTTACTTCAGTATAGTCGGGAACATTGCTTTAGCTCTTATAAAAGGATTTGCTGGTTTCTTTGGAAACTCCTATGCGCTGATCGCAGATGCCATTGAATCAACAACTGATATTTTTGCTTCATTTTTAGTTTTATTAGGTTTTAAATACGCCAAAAGACCCGCAGACGAAAATCATCCCTATGGACATGGTAAAATTGAACCCTTAATCACATTTGCTGTAGTTGCTTTTCTTGTGGTCTCTGCTACCATAATAGCTTACGAGAGTATTCAAAACATTCAGACTCCCCATAAAGCTCCAAAATCTTGGACGTTAATTGTGTTAGGTCTGATCATCATCTGGAAAGAAGTCTCTTTTCACATTGTGATTAAGAAAAGTAAACAAACAAATAGTTCTTCTCTTAAAGCAGATGCTTGGCATCATAGAAGTGACGCTATAACATCTGTGATGGCTTTTATTGGAATTTCGATAGCCATCTTGTTTGGAAAAGGATATGAAACTGCTGATGACTGGGCGGCTCTGTTAGCATCTTCCTTTATTTTATATAATAGTTATTTGATTTTAAGACCCGCTTTAAGCGAGGTAATGGACGAGCAACTCTACGGTGATCTCATCAACGAAATTAGAATAAAATCCATAGAAGTAGAAGGTGTTTTAGGTACTGAGAAATGTTTTATCCGCAAAGCTGGGATGAAATTTAACGTGGATTTACATGCAATAATAGATGGGAGCATTTCTGTAAAGAAAGGGCATGACATTTCACATGATCTAAAAGACCATTTAAGAAACAAATTACCTAATTTAGGACATGTACTTATTCATATCGAACCAGATCAATAA
- a CDS encoding glutamate-5-semialdehyde dehydrogenase, translated as MKLLSSEIKNQVLNSMITIIDRERKAILEANKKDLEAFNREDQALYDRLVVNDAKINGMIQAIKEVQAQEDPVGQEISDLTLDSGLKIINKTAPFGTIMIIYESRPDVTIEAAVLAFKANNKILLKGGKEALNSNIILEQCWHEALEENGLSADWIKLLHLKREETQEFLKNPTEKLDLIVPRGGERLIKFVKDNATCAVLISGRGNNFLYVAKDADWEKTIKVIVNAKTDKISGCNALDKVLIDKNIPNYQDKVKELRTVLANLKVELVVDENIGEILPEENVISSQKIWYEEFLAMKLLIAEVDNATTAIDMINKFSGGHSAVILTEDKELAKVFMEQVDNAAVYHNASTRFTDGGQMGVGAELAISTDKLHHRGPLGLKQLVTNKYYVFGDGHVRV; from the coding sequence ATGAAATTATTAAGCTCAGAAATAAAAAATCAAGTCCTCAACTCAATGATTACCATTATTGATAGAGAGCGTAAAGCTATTTTAGAGGCTAATAAAAAGGACTTAGAGGCTTTTAACAGAGAAGATCAAGCTCTTTATGATAGACTTGTGGTGAATGATGCCAAAATTAACGGTATGATCCAAGCCATCAAAGAAGTTCAGGCTCAAGAGGATCCTGTCGGACAAGAAATATCTGATTTAACTTTAGATAGCGGATTGAAAATCATCAACAAAACTGCTCCGTTTGGAACCATAATGATTATATATGAATCCAGACCAGATGTAACTATAGAAGCAGCTGTATTGGCTTTTAAAGCCAATAATAAAATTTTGTTGAAAGGTGGAAAAGAAGCCTTGAATAGCAACATCATTTTAGAACAATGTTGGCACGAAGCTTTAGAGGAAAATGGACTTTCTGCAGATTGGATCAAATTACTGCATTTAAAACGTGAGGAAACTCAAGAGTTCTTAAAAAATCCAACTGAAAAACTAGACCTTATTGTACCTAGAGGTGGGGAGCGTTTGATCAAGTTTGTCAAGGATAATGCCACCTGTGCTGTACTGATAAGTGGTCGCGGGAATAACTTTTTATATGTTGCAAAAGATGCCGATTGGGAAAAAACAATAAAAGTCATCGTAAATGCAAAAACGGATAAGATCTCAGGCTGTAATGCTTTAGATAAAGTCTTAATCGATAAAAACATTCCTAACTATCAGGATAAGGTGAAAGAACTACGCACCGTTTTGGCAAATTTAAAAGTGGAATTGGTAGTTGATGAAAACATAGGGGAAATTCTTCCTGAGGAAAATGTCATCTCCAGTCAAAAGATATGGTATGAAGAATTTTTAGCCATGAAACTATTAATTGCCGAAGTGGATAACGCCACTACCGCTATTGATATGATTAATAAATTTTCAGGAGGCCACTCAGCTGTGATACTTACAGAAGATAAAGAGTTGGCTAAAGTCTTTATGGAACAAGTAGATAATGCTGCAGTGTACCATAATGCCTCCACAAGATTCACTGACGGAGGTCAAATGGGAGTTGGCGCAGAATTAGCGATCAGTACCGATAAATTGCATCACAGAGGTCCATTAGGCCTGAAGCAGTTGGTGACCAATAAATATTATGTTTTTGGTGATGGTCATGTAAGGGTATAA
- the proB gene encoding glutamate 5-kinase yields the protein MEPKLIVVKVGTNVLTNKDNRILGPVIKELVRQISVLYERNIMVVLVSSGSAIAGKEILGDTKIEDPSIRRQVYSAVGQPRMMRHYYSIFHDYGMRCAQVLATKRDFDAGLHRKNMINCYEGLLSEGVIPIANEDDAVSLTMSMFSDNDELASLVAELLDADKLIILSDTDGLYTGHPDDEDSTMINEVTSDQDVEQYVQASNKKEGEGRGGMGSKLKIAKSTAQKNIPTYIANGKRENVIVDIIDDKEVGTKFIH from the coding sequence ATGGAACCCAAACTAATAGTAGTAAAGGTCGGCACAAACGTATTAACTAATAAAGACAACAGGATCTTAGGACCCGTTATTAAAGAATTAGTACGTCAGATTTCAGTTTTATATGAGCGTAACATCATGGTTGTGCTGGTGTCCTCTGGATCTGCTATTGCAGGAAAAGAAATTCTCGGTGATACTAAAATTGAGGATCCATCCATCAGAAGACAAGTGTACTCTGCAGTAGGACAGCCTAGAATGATGCGTCATTATTACAGTATTTTTCATGACTATGGAATGCGATGCGCACAGGTATTAGCCACTAAACGTGACTTTGATGCTGGATTGCACAGGAAAAACATGATCAATTGTTATGAAGGATTGCTCTCTGAAGGGGTCATTCCTATCGCAAATGAAGATGATGCTGTTTCCTTAACCATGTCCATGTTTTCCGACAATGACGAACTGGCTAGTTTAGTCGCAGAATTATTGGATGCAGATAAATTAATCATCTTATCGGATACCGATGGATTATACACGGGACATCCAGATGATGAAGATTCTACAATGATCAATGAAGTAACATCTGATCAAGATGTAGAACAATACGTGCAGGCTTCTAATAAAAAAGAAGGCGAAGGTAGAGGAGGAATGGGTTCTAAATTAAAGATCGCTAAAAGTACTGCTCAAAAAAACATCCCTACTTACATCGCTAATGGTAAACGCGAAAATGTCATTGTAGACATCATTGATGATAAAGAAGTGGGAACAAAATTTATACACTAA
- the proC gene encoding pyrroline-5-carboxylate reductase — protein MKVLVIGAGNMGFTYSEGMANSPLLSKQKLRIYDTDPNKIKTLNEDGRFNVYSKLEDCLPKSDIVFIAVKPYHCEALFNEMKSMINEGQLFVSLMAGVTIETIQNQLGVQKVVRTMPNLPAQVGKGVTSYTESEEVSRVELLMVRNLIETTGVSIHVGTENFIDASTGISGSGPAYVFYFMQSMLDAALKMGFSDYDSKVLVVNTFEGAIELFNQSNISPESWIDKVASKGGTTRAAIDSMEDNNVNELIKEAAYAAFDRAVELGKE, from the coding sequence ATGAAAGTATTAGTAATTGGCGCAGGAAATATGGGCTTCACGTATTCTGAAGGAATGGCAAACTCGCCCTTGCTCTCAAAACAGAAACTTAGGATCTACGATACCGACCCTAATAAAATTAAAACACTAAATGAAGATGGAAGGTTTAATGTATACAGCAAACTAGAAGATTGTTTGCCTAAATCAGATATTGTATTTATCGCTGTAAAGCCTTACCACTGTGAAGCTTTATTCAACGAAATGAAATCCATGATCAATGAGGGGCAGTTATTTGTTTCCTTGATGGCTGGAGTCACTATTGAAACGATTCAAAATCAATTAGGTGTTCAAAAAGTGGTTAGAACCATGCCTAATTTACCAGCCCAAGTAGGTAAAGGGGTTACTTCTTATACAGAATCTGAGGAAGTTTCTCGTGTAGAACTTCTTATGGTACGTAACCTTATTGAAACCACAGGAGTTTCTATACATGTAGGCACGGAAAACTTTATTGATGCCTCCACCGGGATTTCTGGTAGTGGGCCAGCTTATGTATTTTATTTCATGCAATCTATGTTAGATGCAGCCCTTAAGATGGGGTTTTCAGATTACGATTCTAAAGTGTTAGTAGTCAATACCTTTGAGGGAGCTATAGAATTATTCAATCAAAGCAACATCTCTCCAGAGTCATGGATTGATAAAGTAGCATCCAAGGGAGGAACAACAAGAGCGGCTATTGACTCTATGGAAGACAATAACGTCAACGAGCTTATAAAGGAGGCTGCTTATGCAGCATTTGATAGAGCGGTAGAATTAGGAAAAGAATAA